A stretch of DNA from Cololabis saira isolate AMF1-May2022 chromosome 17, fColSai1.1, whole genome shotgun sequence:
ATTGCAAGTTGGAAGTAAAAACAGAGGGATGCATCAGCAAGTTGTGGTTTTACTGAAGTATGATGGgtttaaaaacccaaatgcTTCACTCTCTCCCAGATCAGggtttgtttccatctggttggACAACTCTGGCAAAGATTATGTTGCTGACACTTGCACGAGCTTTTAAGGATCACTGGCATCACTAAAGAGGCTCATCCACTCTCTTTCTAACAGAGTTCAAAGAGGCGTTTTCACTCTTTGACAAGGATGGAGATGGAACCATCACCACCAAGGAGCTTGGCACAGTTATGCGCTCTCTGGGCCAGAACCCCACGGAGGCAGAGCTGCAGGATATGATCAATGAAGTGGATGCTGACGGTGAGATCACGGTTTAACTTTTAAAACAAATCAGCCAACCGGCCCTGCGCCTTGCTCAATTCCTCCATGGGTTTTTGTCTCCAGGAAATGGAACGATAGATTTCCCAGAGTTCCTGACCATGATGGCGCGGAAGATGAAGGACACAGACAGCGAGGAGGAGATCAGAGAAGCTTTCCGAGTGTTCGACAAGGTAAATACGCCGGCACTCGCTAATCCGTGAATATTTCCAGCCCTTTCTTCTCCCTCCTGGTTATTGACTGAGCTTTTCTTCAGGACGGCAACGGCTACATCAGCGCTGCCGAGCTGCGCCACGTCATGACAAACCTGGGGGAGAAGCTGACCGACGAGGAGGTGGATGAAATGATCAGGGAAGCAGATATCGACGGAGACGGACAGGTCAACTACGAAGGTCGGTACTTGTATTTCACCTTTACATCCTGCTTTTTATTTCCTCCCATAAACACACTTTTGAGACAACTTATTTCTCTTCCCCACAGAGTTCGTACAAATGATGACGGCGAAGTGAAGGCCTTGTACAGATTTCGTATATAAATaacttgccttttttttctttgtgtaatttatctgtaaaATCTTAATAGCCCCCATTCGTCCCGCCCCTCCTGCTGTCCAAAGGAACTGCATGTAAACTGCATAGGCTCTTGTCCCCATGTCCCTTTTCTTTTGCTGTCATGGTGTTTTGGGGGTGACGGAACGGTCGTACAACCGGACGCCCGTGGAGGCCCCTGGGAGTCAGAACTTCGACGTTCCCCCGTCTCGAGTGCTCGGGGCCCCTCCACGCCTGGCGACATTGGAAACCTGTCAGCCGCTGGTCACTTGACAAACGCTGGCATGGAAGCAATGTGGAGGATTGAAACTCTGCATGGACTATGGACAAAGTATATATGGAAATCTCTCAGCATTGCACTACTGCAAAAAAAATGACACGGGTGTATCTCCTCGGTACTCGTACAAACTCTTTTGTATCTGCTGTTAATCTTACcatgctttttaatgttttactcactttaactttttttttgttgttttgacctCTGGTCATGCCTCAAATAATCCATTCCAAGttgtatatttttgttttccaatAAAATTTACAATCTACCCAGATTTGAAAATTGTCTTGTTTTCTCAGTTGAGTTAAGTTTGTTTCCCCCACCTCCCTCCAAACTTCTGTAAGAGGACGGGATGCTCCGGCTCTGAAAGGATCGTTTTCTTTGACGCACATTGAAATGTTGACCAGCTCAAAGTTCCCTCTTGAATCCTGAAAACACCAAGGAGCATCAGCCAATGCCTCTTCATGTTCTGACGATCTAAGGTCATTGTCATTAAACTTGGGCATGTGGTGGGATCAGATCTCCGTGGATCCGTTACCCTCGCCCCCCCGGCGCATACCGACCTGCTGAAGCCGCTCACGTCTTACTGGACTCTAGCTGCAACCACACCTGCAGGTGGAACATCAAACATGGTGTAAATAAGGtgtacttttctttctttttctgagtTTGTTACAGTAGCTTGCAGAGATACTAAGTTTGTTATTTTGAATGATAAAATAAAGCTCTATTGTGGACCTCGGTTCTGCTTCCTGTGTGGTTTCTCTGGTAGAAGCATCTTTAAACATTTACTGAAAACCTTCAGTGGCTAAAACAAGTTTGATCAGACTTAAAAATTtgtaatttttcttttcatgctgCTGCAATGAGACTTAAAATTAATTCAAATGGATCCAAATGTACACGTCGTGCACCAAAAGCTAACTTGATTTCATCACTCCTGCTTTGAATTTGCCTTTATCTCGTGGTACGTGGAGCTGAAGGGAAAGGGGGTGTTGCCCTTTCCAAACAGCATCTCTATTTCGaggcttgagttatggttctgcgtcaaaacgacggcgtgtggtacgcgtcgatgcAGActacacgccgtcactgacgcgtgCCTCccttgtaactacgcgtcgaggcgacggagagagctgtgattggttcgcttggttgcaacgcatttccggtttccagtttgaagcagtcgtgaaatTTCGGTGCCTGTttctatgtgtttttttttgctcaatagttgtccttatctctttgattcactgtgaccggaaaaagtcgtataaaccattcaggaaaagatcgcaaattagcggtcacgggggggaCTGCACCGCGgccaaatggagtgacggagaagtccgacggcatcacggtgacggcgtgtgctctgcgttggtttgacgcagaaccataattcaggctttagaatGAAGCTTTTTGTGATTTCAGGTCGGTGTCATCTTGTCAAAGCCAATTAAGTGAGTTTATTACATGTCTTGGTAACTTCCCAGGAAGGAAGTGGCCTCTGACGTCTCTGTTGGAGAGGACATCAGCTTCTGAGTTCAGCGAGTTGGGAGCATATTCGTATCATCCAACCGCCACCTGTGTCTTGCTCGGCTTGTATCTTAGTGTTGGGGTGGTAGCGGTCCAAGTAGCACCGTGAACCCAAACCCTGACCAGCAGCTGACCAACTCGATACGGCCAACGACGCAGGACACTATAAATCAGCATCAGGACCAGTTCTAGCCAGTTAGGTTGGGATGGATGGAATTAGTCTCCTGTTTCTTATGGGATGGGATGGGTGGGTTCTAGTCTTACACCTTACTATTTGAGGGATCATTTAATCCAGTTTCACCACTCTCTTTTTCGCAAACATAGTAAAGGTTTCACAAACTGTCTTAGGAAGTCTTTTAttatatatcagggtttctgACTTGGATCCGCTCCAATACCTGGACTGAGGTCTCGATGATCTAAAAATCAGCGGAAAATGGCATTTTGCCTTTTGGTGCATCAAACGTGAATTTGGGCTTGACCTGAGGACCTCACCTGAGGGATTTTTGAAAAGCAGCTTTATCCAAACCAAAAATCATTGACCACAGTGACACAGACTTGTCTTCAGGTGATTCTGCAGAATGTTCTGCAGGTGATGACTGAAGCCTCCGTTCAGCCCATGAATACTAAAACTGTTACCTCATCATAGTGACTCTTCACTCTTAAGGAGATGCAGTTTCCTCTAATTCAATCTGATATCGGTAAATGAAACTCAAGCTATGTGGGGTTTagttttttaatggttttgcaGGACAgtaaattaatataaattaatgttactaaatgctactaacgTATACGTATTTTCCgcaatataaggcgcactataaggcgcaccttcaatgaacgACGTATGTAAAAaccttttccatatataaggcgcaccgcattataaggcgcactaaatatctggtaaaataccgtactatagtggctgcgCTACAGGGAATGctgcaaaatcctacagcaaatgcaaaaaaaaaaaaaaagaagaaaagtaccgtatgtcaaactttattaacaaaataaaaacagctttgctccgtctcgtcaaactCGCCATGATGCGAGTCAGCgtagctgctgttgtcttgaacatctgtgacgattcctgatgtTTTTAACGCCATTactttggcgacaccaactacattacccacaatccccctgactacagtaacagaaattaccgtaatgatcatatataaggcgcactgctggtttttgagaaaattaaaggcttttaggtgcgccttatagtgcggaaaatacggtactcacACTAAAGACCCCCATGATTCAGAGACCTGTAGATCCACCTGTAGGCGCTGATATCTCAAGGTTGTAGTTTCCTGTATGACTTTATCAGTCTCTCGCATCTGTGGAGGAATTCTCCTCTGTTCTTCTCCACAACGTTGCTTCGGTTCAGAGGCGTTTTTGGGGCCTCGGCTCTGTTAAGGTTCCACCATGGTAGCAGACCGGTAGATCAGTTCCTCGTGGCTGCAGAAAAAGCCCCgatcatcatccctccaccgCCGTGTTGGACTGCAGGCATGAGCTGATCCTGCTAGACTGCTGTgcttggtttttattttatgtatttatttatttaacctttatttaaccgggtaagtcagttgagaacagtttctcatttatTAATGACGACCGGGGCAAGAGGCAACACAAAGAGTCAAGCACATACAATCACAGCTTCCATGTTTCTATTTTTCTATTGTAtctattgtctctttgctttgttctgctcttttaactattttttcttgtttttatactattttttatgtactattccatcaacctgcccagggactacaggtggaaaatagcaagctgctacaacctggcacaatgcatgttctcttgtacaagattaatgttttattgtgcactgtccctgttttgaaataaataaatgacaaaaaattacagtgaaacaaacaatcaaacacgatgtataaaaaacacacaacacattaaaaaaatatgagTAAAAAGTGGTAGCGCTGCTCCGGAAGAGTTacaaacatgtgcaatgatcACAGATGAATGTTGGGAGTGTGTTTCTAAAGGAGGAGAATGGGATGAATGTGTGAAgtttgagtgtcagaaagactgagtggcagaaagactgagtggcagaaagactgagtgtcagcgtagactttcagtttgagcaactggaaaacatctaaaatgggaaagagctgttgtgcgatcgactgtactcatagatttagcaagaaatctgagttatcgttttacagactgccgaaaaataatcttaagagagacaaatggatcgctgcaattcacagaaacaactggagtccaggcaccaaaacgtggatttgtggttcccattttgtatcaggtaatgttggatttttgggtagctaacgttaaacggtcaaatcataaagttcggtgtcctcattactttaatttctacaacaaatcctgccttgaagtcggaccaagcgtcaagacttttgtatgccttcaagctttgcttcgtgtatttccccggcgtagaaattaagtacagataaatatcaggaaactggattcgtggccaaatattaatgtccatggaccactggttcttggtaactgtaccaaatattaatgtccatggaccactggttcttggtaactgtaccaaatattaatgtccatggaccactggttcttggtaactgtaccaaatattaatgtccatggaccactggttcttggtaactgtaccaaatattaatgtccatggaccactggttcttggggtaactgtacgggtcactgtcaagtccaactgacgctaatttaagctgataattggctgttatcccgtcttctccactatttgcagctgtttttgccactcagtgtgagtaaggggactggtccagtggggatgcgacgtcaatgcagaccctctataggcAACAATCCACCTCAGGATTAAACGTGAGTTTCCCAGAAAAACAAGAGAAGACaattgattattgagtgaggtgcgttcaacTCTGCGGCGCTAGGTGGCACCACAAGCTCTTTTGCGTTGGGGTTTTTCCGATTCCGTCTTCtttgttcgtcttcttcttctcctaatgtgttgatattctggcttttgtGGTTCGTGTCATTACCTGACGTGagtcgctacccgatttgagtcacacatgcgcagtcgcgtccaacatcatcggccatcttggaaagcaacatacggcaacaccacttggacaaactacAGTTACGTCGCCAGACTTGATAGACAAGATCTAAACACACACTTGTTTTGATATAcactactcacaataagttagggatattattatttacatgattgcttttcctatttggtctgaattttaatgaaataagtaaaagttcccTATGATATTACTAATGATGAATGAGAAGAAACGCCATTTTCATTGGTTTAATATTACCCCAAAAATTCGctcattttaatcaataatcGGGTAATGACAACACTCTCTACTTCTccactgactgactgatttcCTGCTGAAATGCACAGCGAAAAGTGGCGCATGCGTggtagcgactcacatcgggtaacgacagtttgtccaagtggtgaTGCTGTAtgttgctttccaagatggccgatGATGTTGGACGccactgcgcatgtgtgactcaaatcgggtagcgactcacatcgggtaatgacagTTCGTcgtcgtcacttccagaaggggggGCACCGGGGCAGTAGCTAGCTCGGCTAGCgtatacatgctggaataactcggattaggagcATTATCCCGCACTAAAAACTCAATCTCCAGAGCTTCACTTCAGTTCGGCTAAGGTGTAAACACGGCTGTTAAAACTTcaatatcggtcggattaaagcaacaattcgactttctgttagtgcatttaaacgtactgactgttgCAGACTAAGGCTGAACAGCTTGTCCAGGGAGCGGTGTGTTCAGGGACCTGGTTGTAGATGTTTGTCGTGTTACTCAGAAGGATTTCTCCCGTCAGCTCTTCCCAAACAATTCATACTTGTCCAATTTCCCTCTAATCATGCTGTCATgtcctttttgttgttttgttttggtattaATCTGAGCATTGCACGGTCTGACCTCGGGGTAAACTTGCTGTGCCGTGCACATCTGGGAAGATTAACGACCGCCTTCAATGTTTTCCATGTGTGAATCCTCCGTGCTCTCCGCAGAACGACGTTTAAACTGATGTGCAGGAATGATTGCCTCCCCAAGGCCGCTGCTTATGTCTTCCCCTGTTTGCACTGCATGCACATACAACTGAATGATGGGGATGAGCAGCTCCCGGCTGCAACTCTTCAATCCTCGATTTCTGTCATGGAAGTAAAAAcattatttgtaatttatttatttcaaaacaggaacagtgcacaataagacattaatcttgtacaagagaatatgcattgtgccaggttgtagcagcttgctattttccacctgttCCACCTGGAATAGTGCACAAAAAATagtatagaaaaataaaaaagaagtaaaagagcagaacaaagcaaagagacaatagatacaataaatatatagaaacatggaagcagattcaacagagcatgggatctgtcagatgttggcacaagtagcaaaaacagctgcaactagtggaaaagacgggataacagctgattatcaacttaaattagcgtcagttggacttgacagtgacccgtacagttacccaaagaaccagtggtccatggacattaatatttggtacagttacccaaagaaccagtggtccatggacattaatatttggtacatttaccaagaaccagtgatccatggacattaatatttggtacagttaccaagaaccagtggtccatggacattaatatttggtacagttaccaagaaccagtggtccatggacattaatatttggccaccaatccagtttcctgatatttatatgtacttaatttctacaccaggaaatacacgaagcaaagcttgaaggcatacaaaagtcttgacgcttggtccgacttcaaggcaggatttgttggtgaaattaaagtgatgaggacaccgaactttatgatttgaccgtttaacgttagctacccaaaaatccaa
This window harbors:
- the calm2a gene encoding calmodulin 2a (phosphorylase kinase, delta), with the translated sequence MADQLTEEQIAEFKEAFSLFDKDGDGTITTKELGTVMRSLGQNPTEAELQDMINEVDADGNGTIDFPEFLTMMARKMKDTDSEEEIREAFRVFDKDGNGYISAAELRHVMTNLGEKLTDEEVDEMIREADIDGDGQVNYEEFVQMMTAK